One genomic segment of Flavobacteriaceae bacterium includes these proteins:
- a CDS encoding AAA family ATPase, with amino-acid sequence MNERIIELTEINPKDFFGTHNSTLEQLKRYFPKIKIVARDSKLKIYGEPEILDEFEKRLKILIKYFNRYNKLDDNSIERLLTGKDENTMSADTQEVLVYGVNGKFIKPQTKHQRTMVSLMQKNDMLFAVGPAGTGKTYTAVALAVRALKEKEVKRIILTRPAVESGENLGFLPGDLKEKLDPYMQPLYDALRDMIPHEKLIPYIEKGIIQIAPLAFMRGRTLDNAFVILDEAQNTTHNQMKMFLTRMGKHAKFIITGDPGQIDLPRKQVSGLKESLLALKDIDGIAQVYLDDKDVIRHRLVKKIITAYKSIETE; translated from the coding sequence TTGAACGAGCGAATCATAGAGCTTACAGAGATTAACCCAAAAGATTTCTTTGGTACTCACAATAGTACCTTAGAGCAATTAAAAAGATATTTTCCAAAAATAAAAATCGTTGCGCGTGACTCTAAATTAAAGATTTACGGAGAACCTGAAATTTTAGACGAGTTTGAAAAGCGATTGAAAATACTTATCAAATATTTCAACCGATACAACAAATTAGATGATAACAGTATTGAACGTTTATTGACAGGGAAAGATGAAAATACCATGTCCGCAGACACCCAAGAAGTGTTGGTATACGGGGTAAATGGCAAATTCATCAAACCGCAAACAAAGCATCAGCGGACAATGGTTTCTTTAATGCAAAAAAACGATATGCTATTTGCTGTTGGTCCTGCAGGTACCGGAAAAACATATACGGCAGTTGCTCTGGCTGTGAGGGCATTAAAGGAAAAGGAGGTAAAACGTATTATCTTAACCAGACCTGCGGTGGAATCCGGCGAAAATCTTGGGTTTTTACCCGGAGATTTAAAAGAAAAACTGGACCCCTATATGCAACCTTTATACGATGCTTTAAGAGACATGATTCCACATGAAAAATTGATCCCTTACATAGAAAAAGGAATCATACAAATTGCTCCTTTGGCATTTATGAGAGGGAGAACCTTAGACAATGCTTTTGTCATTCTAGATGAAGCGCAAAATACTACTCACAACCAAATGAAAATGTTTTTAACCAGAATGGGAAAACATGCCAAATTTATCATTACAGGTGATCCGGGCCAGATAGATCTGCCTAGAAAACAAGTGTCCGGTTTAAAGGAATCTTTGTTAGCGCTAAAAGATATTGACGGAATTGCCCAGGTATATCTGGATGATAAAGATGTGATCAGACATCGATTGGTTAAAAAAATCATTACAGCGTATAAGAGCATTGAGACAGAGTAG
- a CDS encoding IS4 family transposase produces the protein MLPLRSSELNSVLSSHFQGKINLARIKLISHFIIALCKVQTVTFEKVANAFETSVDSKSSLRRIQRFIADYSLDGDLIARLIFSLLPKQEGLILSIDRTNWKFGQTNINIFKLGVVYKGVAFPLLFTMLDKPGNSNSQERIDLVNRFIRLFGKDVIKSIVADREFVGNHWLDFLNTNGIKYYIRIRNNFKVELPDKNKTIKVFHLFNPHKINEFVYYPKIVRVNGQLCFLSGCKLYPKNGKPDFLIIVSFNAPDKAFEQYKERWQIEMCFKAMKASGFDIENTHLQDIKRIEKLVLLVMMAFVWCYKVGIYLHQIKPIKIKKHGRMAKSIFKYGLDYIASVLLNPVNQNNMNLTKFLSCT, from the coding sequence ATGCTTCCACTAAGAAGTAGTGAATTAAATTCAGTTTTAAGTTCTCATTTCCAAGGTAAGATCAATTTGGCAAGAATCAAACTCATATCACATTTCATTATCGCCCTCTGTAAGGTACAGACAGTTACCTTTGAAAAGGTAGCCAACGCTTTTGAGACCTCAGTAGATTCGAAGTCATCACTCAGACGTATTCAAAGATTTATTGCTGATTATTCGTTGGATGGAGATTTGATCGCTCGTCTTATATTTAGTCTCCTTCCTAAGCAAGAGGGATTGATCTTGAGTATTGATAGGACCAATTGGAAGTTTGGTCAGACCAACATCAACATTTTTAAGTTGGGAGTTGTCTATAAAGGTGTTGCCTTCCCATTGTTATTTACTATGTTAGATAAGCCAGGGAACTCTAACAGTCAGGAGCGTATTGATCTTGTGAATCGTTTCATAAGACTTTTTGGCAAAGATGTTATTAAATCCATTGTAGCCGATAGAGAGTTTGTAGGTAATCATTGGTTGGATTTCTTGAATACAAATGGAATCAAATATTATATCCGCATTCGAAACAACTTTAAGGTAGAGCTTCCTGATAAGAACAAAACCATCAAAGTATTTCACTTGTTTAATCCACATAAGATCAATGAGTTTGTGTATTATCCTAAAATTGTACGTGTTAATGGTCAGCTTTGTTTCCTTTCCGGATGCAAGTTGTACCCAAAAAATGGAAAGCCTGATTTCTTAATCATTGTATCGTTCAACGCTCCTGATAAGGCCTTTGAACAATACAAAGAACGATGGCAGATAGAGATGTGTTTTAAAGCAATGAAAGCCAGTGGCTTTGATATTGAAAACACACACCTGCAAGATATTAAGCGTATTGAAAAATTAGTACTGCTTGTAATGATGGCTTTCGTATGGTGTTACAAAGTTGGTATATATTTACATCAGATTAAGCCTATCAAAATAAAAAAGCATGGAAGAATGGCTAAAAGCATATTCAAATATGGATTAGATTATATTGCTTCTGTGCTATTAAACCCTGTAAATCAAAACAATATGAACTTGACTAAATTTTTGTCATGTACTTAG
- the gldF gene encoding gliding motility-associated ABC transporter permease subunit GldF, whose product MFPIFKKEIHSFFSSAVAYVVIGAFLLMNGLFLWVFKDGFNILNAGFADLNSFFFFAPWIFLFLIPAITMKSFAEELNSGTIELLKTKPVTDWQIVLGKFLASVALIVISLLPTFTYIYTVYELGNPVGNIDLGSTIGSYIGLLFLAAAYAAIGLFTSTLSKNQIVAFVLGAFVTCFLFYGFDAVANSFPDIGYTIRLLGMNEHFKSISRGVIDTRDIMYFISIVIFFLFLTKQKVGYE is encoded by the coding sequence ATGTTTCCAATTTTTAAAAAAGAGATTCATTCGTTTTTTTCATCTGCAGTAGCTTATGTAGTTATTGGAGCTTTTTTATTGATGAACGGTCTGTTTTTATGGGTGTTTAAAGACGGCTTCAATATTTTAAATGCGGGTTTTGCAGATTTGAATAGTTTCTTCTTTTTTGCTCCTTGGATTTTTCTTTTCTTAATTCCGGCTATTACCATGAAGAGTTTTGCGGAAGAACTTAATTCGGGAACCATTGAATTGTTGAAAACAAAACCTGTCACGGATTGGCAAATTGTTTTAGGGAAATTTTTAGCATCTGTAGCATTGATTGTTATATCTTTACTCCCTACGTTTACCTATATATACACGGTATATGAACTGGGAAACCCTGTCGGGAATATTGATTTGGGCAGTACAATAGGCTCTTATATAGGATTGTTATTTTTAGCAGCAGCGTATGCAGCTATCGGATTGTTTACTTCTACACTCTCAAAAAATCAAATTGTGGCATTTGTATTGGGAGCTTTTGTTACCTGTTTTCTTTTTTATGGATTTGATGCTGTTGCAAACAGTTTTCCTGATATCGGTTATACTATTAGGTTGCTAGGTATGAATGAACATTTTAAAAGTATTAGCAGGGGAGTGATAGATACCAGAGATATTATGTATTTTATCAGTATAGTTATATTCTTTTTATTTCTAACCAAACAAAAAGTTGGATATGAATAA
- the gldG gene encoding gliding motility-associated ABC transporter substrate-binding protein GldG translates to MNKEVKSILLLTAGLLFINSINQYFYQRFDLTEDKRYTLSEVSTTILNKINDPLFITVYLKGDFPAEFKRLQIETQQFLEELRAENKNIIIRFVNPDSDREELVRKGMIPSQLTVEEDSKLSEAIIFPWAEIEYVNKTSLVSLLPDTIVTSQEQQLQNAIGSLEFSFLDAINTIIKKQKKRIAVITGNGELEDIYLYSFLSEIAKKNSLAKFTLDSVATNPKRTLKDMLNFDLAIIAKPTQKFTEEEKFTLDQYIVNGGNTLWMIDNVQADMDSLYNSGKMLAYPRDLNLTDLLFNYGIRIHTGLIQDLYAAKIFLATGNIGNQPQFQSLPWFYHPVVNGNPNHPITKNIAPVRMQFVTQIDTLKNNIKKTPLLVSSPLTRKTSTPNFIELQHIGTEPKEEDYRGNHQLFGVLLEGDFNSAYKNRIKPFETSLFKSRGERNKMLVVSDGDIGKNQTLKGKPHDLSFDRWTNEQFGNKEFLINAVDYLLDDTGLITLRSKNVRIPHLDKQRAFKERTFWQFLNVILPLLLLCIFGTGFAYFRKKKFSLHNL, encoded by the coding sequence ATGAATAAGGAGGTCAAATCAATTTTATTACTGACAGCCGGTTTACTATTCATAAATAGTATCAACCAATATTTTTACCAACGTTTTGACTTAACCGAAGACAAAAGATATACCCTGTCTGAAGTAAGTACTACAATTTTAAATAAAATCAATGATCCTTTATTTATAACGGTTTATCTAAAAGGCGATTTTCCTGCCGAATTTAAAAGATTGCAAATAGAAACACAGCAGTTTTTAGAGGAATTACGAGCAGAAAATAAGAATATTATCATTCGTTTTGTCAATCCGGATAGCGATAGAGAAGAATTGGTAAGAAAAGGAATGATTCCGAGTCAGTTAACCGTAGAAGAAGACAGTAAGCTGTCGGAAGCCATTATTTTTCCCTGGGCAGAAATTGAATATGTAAATAAAACGTCATTAGTTTCCTTACTGCCTGACACTATTGTTACGTCTCAGGAACAGCAGTTACAGAACGCTATCGGGAGTTTGGAATTTTCTTTTCTGGATGCCATTAATACGATCATCAAAAAACAAAAAAAACGCATTGCGGTTATTACAGGTAATGGAGAACTGGAAGATATCTATTTATATAGTTTTTTATCGGAAATCGCTAAAAAAAATAGCCTGGCAAAATTTACGTTGGATTCCGTGGCAACAAATCCCAAAAGAACATTAAAAGACATGTTGAATTTTGACCTGGCTATCATTGCAAAACCTACTCAGAAATTTACTGAGGAAGAAAAATTTACATTGGATCAATACATTGTAAATGGAGGTAATACATTGTGGATGATAGATAATGTACAGGCAGATATGGATAGCCTGTATAATTCGGGAAAAATGCTAGCCTATCCAAGAGATTTAAATCTTACGGATTTGCTTTTTAATTATGGTATTCGGATACATACCGGCTTAATTCAGGATCTGTATGCAGCAAAGATTTTCCTGGCAACAGGAAATATAGGAAATCAGCCTCAATTTCAAAGTTTGCCGTGGTTTTATCATCCGGTTGTAAATGGTAATCCAAATCATCCGATCACTAAAAATATAGCTCCGGTAAGAATGCAATTTGTAACTCAGATAGACACTTTAAAAAACAATATCAAGAAAACACCCTTATTAGTCAGTTCTCCTCTGACAAGAAAAACAAGTACTCCGAATTTCATCGAACTGCAACATATTGGAACAGAACCCAAAGAAGAAGATTACAGGGGAAATCACCAACTATTTGGAGTGCTTTTGGAAGGTGATTTTAATTCCGCTTACAAGAACAGAATTAAACCTTTTGAGACTTCTCTGTTTAAAAGCCGGGGGGAGCGTAATAAAATGCTTGTTGTTTCCGACGGAGACATTGGAAAAAACCAAACCCTAAAAGGAAAACCACATGATTTATCATTTGACAGATGGACGAATGAACAATTTGGGAATAAAGAATTTCTAATCAATGCGGTAGATTATTTACTAGATGATACGGGTTTGATTACTCTAAGAAGTAAAAACGTCCGGATACCTCATTTAGATAAGCAAAGAGCTTTTAAAGAACGAACTTTTTGGCAGTTTCTAAATGTTATTTTACCACTTTTATTGCTGTGTATTTTTGGAACGGGTTTTGCTTATTTTAGGAAGAAAAAATTTTCCTTACACAATCTTTAA
- a CDS encoding YqaE/Pmp3 family membrane protein produces the protein MSFFRVLLAILFPPLSVIDKGCGSFFIIFLLTLCGWIPGVIGALVILNNPGN, from the coding sequence ATGAGTTTTTTTCGTGTGCTACTGGCTATTTTATTTCCTCCATTATCGGTTATAGATAAAGGGTGTGGTTCTTTCTTTATTATCTTTTTATTAACGCTTTGCGGGTGGATTCCGGGGGTCATCGGAGCTTTGGTGATTTTAAATAATCCCGGAAATTGA
- a CDS encoding IS1595 family transposase, whose protein sequence is MIPSDFRDYFTNSSTATQQEIVSSLLSLSLQGSAVKDDKQDKAITCPHCTKKRIRANGKLKGVQRYFCNDCKKNFSETTGKFWYGIKKKDKLSKYLYCLLSGYSIRKSAKETGISIQTSFDWRHKLLTSFSSVSVEEFQGIVESDDLFFAYSEKGNRHLDRKPRQRGEKASKAGISNEKVAVIATCDRSGNKDFKVATRGRISKKDLDKVLKGKLNKVEVICSDSHRSYGAFAKANTLNHKKFNASKGQRTIDKVYHVQNVNNMDMRLRKFMESFNGVATKYLQNYLNWFLVLEKIKNSTSKMTVVTAIASNSVWYEYKQQLFNMLIRT, encoded by the coding sequence ATGATTCCATCAGATTTTAGAGATTATTTCACAAACAGTTCTACAGCTACTCAGCAAGAGATTGTGTCGTCTTTACTATCACTGTCTTTGCAAGGGAGTGCTGTTAAAGATGATAAACAGGATAAAGCTATTACCTGTCCACATTGTACAAAGAAACGTATTCGAGCCAATGGTAAACTCAAAGGTGTTCAGCGTTATTTTTGTAATGATTGTAAGAAGAACTTTAGTGAGACTACAGGCAAGTTTTGGTATGGTATAAAGAAGAAAGACAAATTAAGCAAGTATCTATACTGCCTATTGTCTGGCTATAGTATTAGGAAAAGTGCCAAAGAAACAGGGATATCCATTCAAACCTCTTTTGATTGGCGACACAAATTACTCACCTCATTTTCTAGTGTTTCAGTAGAAGAATTTCAAGGTATTGTTGAGAGTGACGATTTGTTCTTCGCTTATTCAGAAAAAGGAAATCGTCATTTAGATAGAAAACCAAGACAACGCGGTGAGAAAGCAAGCAAAGCGGGCATAAGCAATGAAAAAGTAGCCGTAATTGCTACTTGCGATAGATCTGGAAACAAAGACTTTAAAGTAGCAACCAGAGGTCGTATAAGTAAAAAGGACTTAGATAAAGTACTCAAAGGAAAGCTCAACAAAGTAGAGGTCATCTGTAGTGATAGTCATAGAAGTTATGGTGCTTTTGCAAAAGCAAATACACTTAATCATAAAAAGTTTAACGCCTCAAAAGGACAGCGAACTATAGATAAAGTGTACCACGTACAAAATGTTAATAATATGGATATGCGATTGAGAAAATTTATGGAGTCTTTCAATGGTGTTGCAACAAAGTACCTTCAAAATTACTTGAACTGGTTCTTGGTTCTTGAAAAAATTAAGAATTCCACTAGCAAAATGACCGTTGTTACTGCTATTGCTTCAAATAGCGTATGGTATGAATATAAACAACAACTATTTAATATGTTAATTAGAACTTAG
- a CDS encoding NINE protein → MKNKTTTTLLAFFLGGLGVHQFYLGKSLKGIFYLLFSWTFIPVFIAFIDFILLLVMGQEKFDLKYNSGNTSTSSLN, encoded by the coding sequence ATGAAGAACAAAACTACAACTACATTATTAGCTTTTTTTCTTGGTGGACTTGGGGTTCACCAATTTTATCTTGGTAAATCTTTGAAGGGGATTTTTTATCTTTTATTCTCTTGGACATTTATTCCAGTTTTTATAGCTTTTATTGACTTTATCTTATTGCTTGTTATGGGACAAGAAAAATTTGATTTAAAGTATAACAGCGGCAATACTTCTACTTCTAGCCTAAATTAG
- a CDS encoding IS1595 family transposase, with amino-acid sequence MNLLHFIEQFPDEFSCKSHMKLARSKEGVICKKCQSKKHYWLKSKWMWQCSYCGFRTTLRSGTMMENSNLPIRTWYLAMAFMTFSKKGISAAELQRQLNHTRYTTIWSLMHRIRSAMGKRDNLYDLEDMIEFDQDYFTVATKESDRQKLKRGRGSQKQSNVAVMAESVPLEDLKTGKQSKQCRYFKMKVLDTHKKEEVNTLIDSNFDDTCIVFSDKSTSYVDIGDYVEVHITEKSNKETTITTLKSVHIAISNAKRTLLGIYHKIKGKYLQNYLDEFCYKLNRRYFAERLFDRLVVAVTHQYWYKSG; translated from the coding sequence ATGAATTTACTACATTTTATTGAACAATTTCCAGATGAGTTTTCCTGTAAATCACATATGAAGTTGGCTCGTTCAAAAGAAGGAGTCATTTGCAAAAAATGTCAATCAAAAAAGCACTATTGGTTAAAGTCTAAATGGATGTGGCAATGTTCTTATTGTGGTTTTAGAACTACTCTACGCAGCGGTACTATGATGGAGAACTCCAATTTACCTATTCGTACTTGGTATCTCGCTATGGCATTTATGACTTTTAGTAAAAAAGGTATTTCTGCTGCCGAATTACAACGTCAGCTCAACCATACACGTTATACCACTATATGGTCTCTTATGCACAGAATACGTTCGGCTATGGGAAAACGAGATAATTTATACGACCTTGAAGATATGATTGAGTTTGATCAAGATTACTTTACTGTGGCAACAAAAGAATCCGACAGACAAAAGCTTAAAAGAGGCAGAGGCAGTCAAAAACAATCTAACGTAGCGGTAATGGCAGAGTCTGTACCTTTAGAAGATTTAAAGACTGGGAAACAATCCAAACAATGTCGTTATTTTAAAATGAAAGTTTTGGATACTCATAAAAAAGAAGAAGTCAACACGCTTATTGATAGTAATTTTGATGATACATGCATTGTTTTTAGCGACAAAAGCACGTCTTATGTAGACATAGGTGATTATGTGGAAGTACACATTACTGAAAAATCAAATAAAGAAACCACTATTACCACACTAAAATCGGTGCATATAGCCATAAGTAATGCAAAACGCACTCTGTTAGGTATTTACCATAAAATTAAAGGAAAATATTTGCAGAATTATCTTGACGAGTTCTGCTATAAACTCAACAGACGCTATTTCGCTGAAAGACTATTTGATAGACTGGTAGTAGCTGTCACTCATCAATACTGGTATAAAAGTGGGTAA
- a CDS encoding type I addiction module toxin, SymE family: MKKPRTLKVYETFQARQWKYVVIPEIQLKGKWLRDLGFEIGDQI; encoded by the coding sequence ATGAAAAAACCCAGAACACTCAAAGTTTACGAAACTTTTCAAGCTCGACAATGGAAATATGTTGTCATTCCAGAAATACAACTGAAAGGAAAATGGTTGAGAGATCTCGGATTTGAAATTGGCGATCAGATTTAG
- a CDS encoding helix-turn-helix domain-containing protein, whose product MNKEQLKKKIGQRIVELRSQKGWSQSDLARACNKDRQAVEKLENGKVNPTLYSLLEIAEALEVTLKKLVDF is encoded by the coding sequence GTGAACAAAGAACAACTTAAAAAGAAAATCGGTCAACGTATTGTTGAGTTAAGAAGTCAAAAGGGTTGGAGTCAATCTGATTTAGCCCGTGCATGCAATAAAGATCGACAAGCTGTTGAAAAGTTAGAAAATGGAAAAGTCAATCCAACACTTTATTCTTTACTAGAAATTGCTGAAGCTCTTGAGGTTACTTTAAAGAAGCTAGTCGATTTTTAG